Proteins from a single region of Corynebacterium casei LMG S-19264:
- a CDS encoding ABC transporter permease — protein sequence MFKYIIKKTASWILVVFLATNIAYLLAASFLDPKSNYAARRPPLSADQIDRILTPLNLSENTPLLERWWNWLSSILFRWDWGKSPIGEEVIDQIGHRALVSAQLLLLATILSVIIGVGLGVYTASRQYKMSDRFWQSASIVTMNVHVAVASLLVVAGGLWINDIAGRRIVYVTGASSQNVQGFFPALIDTAQHLILPTISLVIISYAGYHMMQRTLLLDNLNADYVRTARAKGLTRGKAIRKHALRTSIIPVATSVAFSVPGIFTGAIMTEQIFAWNGMGQYFIETISRNDVHGTTAVAAFGAVMVAISAVLADIVVVALDPRVRVS from the coding sequence ATGTTCAAATACATCATCAAAAAGACCGCGAGTTGGATCTTGGTGGTATTCCTGGCCACCAACATCGCATACTTGCTTGCGGCTTCGTTCCTCGACCCGAAATCTAATTACGCGGCTCGACGACCCCCACTATCTGCTGATCAAATTGACCGAATTCTAACGCCGCTTAATTTAAGTGAAAATACTCCGCTGCTGGAGCGCTGGTGGAACTGGCTTTCAAGCATTCTCTTCCGCTGGGATTGGGGCAAGTCCCCAATTGGTGAAGAAGTAATTGACCAGATTGGCCATCGTGCCCTAGTCTCCGCGCAGCTGCTACTACTGGCCACCATCTTGTCCGTCATCATCGGCGTCGGACTTGGTGTCTACACGGCTTCCCGCCAATACAAGATGTCCGACCGTTTCTGGCAGTCCGCTTCCATCGTGACCATGAACGTTCACGTTGCGGTTGCATCGCTGTTGGTTGTTGCTGGTGGTCTTTGGATTAATGACATCGCTGGACGTCGCATTGTCTACGTCACCGGTGCATCAAGCCAAAACGTTCAAGGATTCTTTCCTGCGCTCATTGATACCGCTCAGCACCTGATTTTGCCGACCATCTCCTTGGTCATCATTTCTTACGCTGGCTACCACATGATGCAGCGAACTCTTCTACTGGACAACCTCAATGCTGACTACGTTCGTACCGCTCGTGCGAAGGGACTTACCCGCGGAAAAGCAATCCGCAAGCACGCATTACGTACCTCCATCATTCCGGTGGCAACCTCGGTTGCATTCTCCGTTCCGGGCATTTTTACCGGCGCAATTATGACGGAACAGATCTTCGCCTGGAACGGAATGGGCCAGTACTTTATTGAAACCATCAGCCGTAATGACGTGCATGGCACAACTGCAGTGGCAGCATTCGGCGCAGTCATGGTGGCAATCTCAGCAGTACTTGCTGACATTGTTGTCGTGGCGCTGGATCCGAGAGTTCGGGTGAGCTAA
- a CDS encoding ABC transporter permease translates to MDDKKKATQSRFSARKPERGQRRSDLGIDAASENLALGPRTGTADFTPTTEPGVPKALGLPTDETEELASSSSSSRFKGTSKLKLYTRRFLRNRMAVVGLLIFILLVFFALFGGVFAKWSFDDPDFLNLATGPSSEHWFGTDDAGNDLYAQTVHGLGRTLIIAVSVTVATTILSALIGAGAAIYGGAVEKVILTVIHFLLAIPTFLLIALLVADTGGDWKMLTFVLILFGWMYAARVIWSLALSIRENDYVRAASYMGVSRPKIVVRHIVPNIGSLLIIQFALGLVSTVMSETALSFLGLGVKMPDVSLGTLLAGGASALESSPWRFYFPAGVLTMLTVSMAYIADGLRDALDPNSNSGGKA, encoded by the coding sequence ATGGATGACAAGAAGAAAGCAACACAGTCGCGCTTTAGCGCACGCAAACCAGAGCGTGGCCAACGCCGTAGCGATCTTGGCATTGACGCGGCATCCGAAAACCTTGCGCTCGGTCCACGCACCGGCACGGCAGACTTCACTCCAACCACGGAGCCAGGCGTTCCAAAGGCGCTGGGTCTTCCCACCGATGAGACTGAAGAGCTGGCATCATCCAGCTCAAGCTCGAGATTCAAAGGTACTTCCAAACTAAAGCTCTACACCCGCCGCTTCCTACGCAACCGCATGGCAGTGGTTGGCTTGCTCATCTTTATTCTCTTGGTCTTCTTCGCACTTTTCGGTGGAGTCTTTGCCAAGTGGTCATTTGATGACCCAGACTTCCTGAACTTGGCCACCGGCCCAAGCTCTGAACACTGGTTTGGTACTGATGATGCCGGAAATGACCTATATGCACAGACAGTGCACGGTCTTGGCCGAACTCTCATCATTGCGGTGTCGGTTACCGTTGCCACCACAATCTTGTCAGCGCTCATCGGCGCAGGCGCAGCCATCTACGGCGGCGCAGTGGAAAAGGTCATTTTGACCGTCATCCACTTCCTGCTGGCTATCCCAACCTTCTTGCTCATCGCACTGTTGGTTGCTGATACCGGTGGTGACTGGAAGATGCTGACATTCGTCCTCATCTTGTTCGGCTGGATGTATGCGGCCCGTGTCATTTGGTCACTCGCACTGAGTATTCGTGAAAACGACTACGTGCGTGCAGCGTCCTACATGGGTGTATCCAGGCCAAAGATTGTGGTTCGACACATCGTTCCAAACATTGGCTCGCTGCTGATTATCCAGTTCGCGCTGGGCTTGGTTTCCACGGTCATGTCAGAGACCGCCCTGTCCTTCTTGGGCCTGGGTGTGAAAATGCCAGACGTATCACTTGGTACCTTGCTGGCCGGTGGTGCGAGTGCACTGGAGTCTTCTCCATGGCGCTTCTACTTCCCTGCAGGTGTACTGACCATGCTGACCGTGTCCATGGCATACATTGCTGACGGTCTGCGCGATGCCCTTGACCCGAACTCGAATTCAGGAGGCAAAGCATGA
- a CDS encoding dipeptide ABC transporter ATP-binding protein, which produces MSSPISQTPLLSVRNLEVAFPSEAGRVHAVRGVDFDLMPGRTLGIVGESGSGKSVTSMAIMGLLPEYARITGSVKLLGQELIGKMDKEMSKIRGKEMSMIFQDPLSALTPVFSIGDQLVEAIQVHANISKSKAEKKAIELLDLVGIPEPHKRIKSFPHEFSGGMRQRVVIAIAIANDPQVIIADEPTTALDVTIQAQILDVLKVAQRETGAATIMITHDMGVVAGTADDVMVMYAGRPVEYGDVFSTFQEPKMPYTVGLLGSTPRVDQAEESPLIPIKGTPPKLLEPKAECPFAARCPVAIAECLTLEPPLIPISGDESRRVACIRSEEISQGRINGEPMYPIPDFAPDKFEGIPFDQRRVTLEVKSLNKEFPLMKGSVLKRRVGTVHAVKNVSFDVHEGECFAIVGESGSGKTTTLLEIMELNPPSGSSIVLNGVDASKLNSSKRRQLRSDIQMVFQDPMSSLNPRMTIREIIAEPLHSLGYDGNIDERVAELMTTVGLESHQIDRFPGHFSGGQRQRIGLARALATNPSLIVLDEPVSALDVSIQAGVINLLHDLKRRLGISFVFVAHDLSVVRHLSDKVAVMYKGDFVEVGDIKDVFDNPQHPYTKSLLSAIPVPDPTVERDRKRIAYQPAESTT; this is translated from the coding sequence ATGAGTTCTCCAATTTCTCAGACTCCATTGCTCTCAGTTCGCAACCTTGAAGTTGCATTCCCTTCAGAGGCAGGACGTGTCCATGCGGTGCGAGGTGTTGACTTTGACCTTATGCCAGGGCGCACGCTTGGCATTGTTGGTGAGTCCGGTTCAGGTAAATCAGTTACCTCCATGGCGATCATGGGACTTTTGCCCGAATACGCACGCATTACTGGTTCCGTAAAGCTTTTGGGCCAAGAGCTCATTGGCAAAATGGATAAGGAAATGTCGAAGATTCGCGGCAAAGAAATGTCGATGATCTTCCAGGATCCACTTTCCGCTTTGACCCCCGTATTTTCCATTGGTGACCAGTTGGTTGAAGCCATTCAGGTGCATGCCAATATCTCTAAGTCCAAGGCGGAGAAGAAGGCAATTGAGCTGCTGGATCTGGTGGGTATTCCAGAACCACACAAGCGCATCAAGAGCTTCCCACACGAGTTCTCTGGTGGTATGCGTCAGCGTGTGGTTATTGCCATCGCGATTGCGAATGACCCGCAGGTCATCATCGCCGATGAGCCAACCACCGCGTTGGACGTGACCATTCAGGCTCAGATTCTTGATGTTCTCAAGGTTGCGCAGCGGGAGACCGGTGCAGCAACCATCATGATTACCCACGACATGGGCGTGGTTGCAGGCACGGCTGACGATGTCATGGTGATGTATGCAGGCCGCCCAGTGGAATACGGAGATGTGTTCTCCACATTCCAGGAGCCCAAGATGCCATATACCGTTGGTCTGCTTGGTTCCACGCCCCGTGTGGACCAGGCGGAGGAGTCTCCTTTGATTCCTATTAAGGGCACACCACCGAAGCTCTTGGAGCCGAAGGCGGAATGCCCGTTCGCGGCACGTTGCCCGGTCGCCATTGCAGAATGCTTGACACTGGAACCACCTTTGATTCCTATCAGTGGGGATGAATCCCGCCGCGTTGCGTGTATCCGTTCCGAAGAAATCTCTCAGGGACGAATCAACGGCGAACCGATGTATCCGATTCCAGATTTCGCGCCGGATAAGTTTGAGGGCATTCCTTTTGACCAGCGTAGGGTCACCTTGGAGGTCAAGAGCCTCAACAAGGAGTTTCCGTTGATGAAGGGCTCAGTGCTCAAGCGTCGCGTGGGCACTGTCCATGCGGTAAAGAACGTGAGCTTCGATGTCCATGAAGGCGAGTGCTTCGCCATCGTGGGTGAGTCCGGCTCCGGCAAGACCACAACCTTGCTGGAAATCATGGAGCTGAATCCACCATCAGGTTCTAGCATCGTGCTCAACGGTGTAGATGCATCGAAGCTCAATAGCAGCAAGCGACGTCAGCTGCGAAGCGATATTCAGATGGTGTTCCAGGATCCCATGAGTTCCTTGAACCCGCGCATGACCATTCGCGAAATCATTGCGGAGCCGCTGCATTCGCTGGGCTACGACGGCAATATTGATGAACGCGTGGCCGAGCTTATGACGACAGTTGGTCTGGAATCTCACCAGATTGACCGTTTCCCGGGACACTTCTCTGGCGGTCAGCGCCAGCGCATTGGCCTGGCTCGTGCGCTTGCCACCAATCCTTCGCTGATTGTGTTGGACGAGCCGGTGTCCGCACTGGATGTGTCCATCCAGGCTGGCGTTATCAACCTGCTCCATGACCTCAAGCGCCGCCTGGGAATCTCCTTTGTCTTCGTCGCACACGACCTCTCTGTGGTCCGCCACCTTTCAGACAAGGTAGCCGTAATGTACAAGGGCGATTTCGTCGAGGTTGGAGATATCAAAGATGTCTTTGACAACCCGCAGCACCCATATACCAAGTCCCTGCTTTCAGCCATTCCGGTCCCAGACCCGACGGTTGAGCGTGACCGAAAACGGATTGCGTATCAACCGGCTGAAAGCACTACCTAA
- a CDS encoding ABC transporter family substrate-binding protein, producing MKISFRKSAIAAVTASALILSGCAGGDSGSSGSDSSADGASAPGEELEVSLDGAYNEQDRESLAKGGELTLAILEISEQQNPFQADGTLYTNNVWKFYNPQMTLFNGKGEFEPNNDYLTDVTDEVVDGKTVVTYTIHEDAQYNDGTPIDWKSFEHTWKFNNGENEELNVSSTDGYELIESVTQGENEKQAVVTFKQEYAWWQGLFGFLLPTQVDSAEVYNEGYINELHPEWGAGPYKVDNVDFNTGTVSFVPNENWWGDEPKLDRVTFRQMESQASINAFKAGEVDATGVASKDRLASVEDMDGIEIRTAIRPSNILITLNSESPHLGDIKVREAIMTGIDRAQLATIRFNGIGYEEELPGSFTLYQTQEGYEDIFGELVQFDVEKAKSLLDEAGWTEGSNGVREKDGETLTLNYVLLGDDPNSRASASATQKMMRDIGVDLQIQERPSSDFSKVITERSFDVFPMGFTSSDPFGVAYFGQTYMSDSELNQSGTGTEELDAKIEELQQIGDGDEQIARANELEKEALGTYGIMPFANGPDMVAVADPKLANYGAYSLATVGVEDIGYME from the coding sequence ATGAAAATCTCATTCCGTAAGTCCGCAATCGCGGCAGTCACCGCATCCGCGCTGATCCTCTCCGGCTGTGCGGGTGGCGACTCCGGCTCCTCAGGTTCCGACTCCAGCGCTGATGGCGCATCCGCACCAGGCGAAGAGCTCGAGGTCTCCCTCGACGGTGCCTACAACGAACAAGACCGTGAATCCCTGGCCAAGGGCGGTGAGCTGACCCTGGCAATCTTAGAGATTTCTGAGCAGCAGAACCCATTCCAGGCTGACGGCACGCTCTACACCAACAACGTGTGGAAGTTCTACAACCCGCAGATGACCTTGTTCAACGGCAAGGGTGAGTTCGAGCCAAACAATGACTACCTGACAGATGTCACCGATGAAGTAGTTGATGGCAAGACCGTGGTCACCTACACCATTCACGAGGATGCCCAGTACAACGATGGCACCCCAATTGACTGGAAGTCCTTTGAGCACACCTGGAAGTTCAACAACGGTGAGAATGAAGAACTCAATGTCTCTTCCACCGATGGCTACGAGCTCATTGAATCCGTGACCCAGGGTGAGAACGAAAAGCAGGCAGTGGTCACCTTCAAGCAGGAGTACGCATGGTGGCAGGGGCTGTTCGGCTTCTTGTTGCCAACCCAAGTTGATTCGGCTGAGGTCTACAACGAAGGCTACATCAATGAGCTGCACCCAGAATGGGGCGCTGGGCCATACAAGGTGGACAACGTTGACTTCAACACCGGAACCGTATCCTTCGTGCCGAATGAAAATTGGTGGGGTGATGAACCAAAGCTGGACCGCGTGACCTTCCGCCAGATGGAATCACAGGCTTCCATCAACGCCTTCAAGGCAGGCGAAGTTGATGCAACCGGTGTTGCTTCCAAGGATCGCCTGGCATCCGTTGAAGACATGGATGGCATTGAAATCCGCACTGCGATCCGTCCATCCAACATCTTGATCACCTTGAACAGTGAATCCCCACACCTGGGCGACATCAAGGTCCGTGAAGCCATCATGACTGGTATTGACCGTGCACAGCTGGCTACCATCCGCTTCAACGGAATTGGCTACGAAGAGGAACTTCCAGGCTCCTTCACCTTGTACCAGACCCAGGAGGGCTACGAGGACATCTTCGGTGAGCTGGTGCAGTTCGATGTTGAAAAGGCGAAGTCCTTGCTTGATGAGGCAGGATGGACCGAAGGTAGCAACGGCGTTCGTGAAAAGGACGGCGAGACCCTGACCTTGAACTACGTGCTACTGGGCGATGACCCTAACTCCCGTGCGAGTGCCAGCGCAACCCAAAAGATGATGCGGGACATCGGCGTTGACCTGCAGATCCAGGAACGTCCATCCTCGGACTTCTCTAAGGTCATCACGGAGCGCTCCTTCGACGTCTTCCCAATGGGCTTCACCTCGTCCGACCCATTCGGTGTCGCTTACTTCGGTCAGACGTACATGTCTGACTCTGAACTGAACCAGTCCGGTACCGGTACTGAAGAGCTTGATGCGAAAATCGAAGAACTGCAGCAAATCGGTGACGGCGATGAGCAGATCGCCCGCGCCAATGAGCTGGAGAAGGAAGCTCTAGGAACGTACGGCATTATGCCATTCGCCAACGGCCCAGACATGGTTGCCGTGGCTGACCCGAAGCTTGCCAACTACGGTGCGTACTCCTTGGCAACCGTTGGTGTTGAAGACATCGGATACATGGAGTAA
- a CDS encoding sialidase family protein, with translation MKRTKAALALPVALSMSFALNPIVASAQTLPEETSAQPSAEVEAETTAEVTEPEETGEESAESGDVVDAVDAAQAVAAVDGLEVRLEVTNPRQDGQAWKVGDEIRYSLVVDNDTGVGRAFETTGSNLDNWQPCRWTNMANGGGELECNTLSHVVTEEDLEAGSFTPTLDARLFETPGHTGENQDLDQIVGEEAIIAQAALDVDMDAEESEDSYGVGDTVEATLTIRNISDNDVISEVASEQDAADCQNLTIAVGEEANCVITHEVTQDDVELGYVELAAEVSALVDGEVVDIVSADARVGLNTSWDEATAFEHPDASISMDAKMSAGQLIMGFDSENNIRIPALAVASNGDLLASYDRRPLAGGFNGGDSPNANSIVQRRSSDNGVTWGPETVISQGKAGDDKIGFSDPSYVTDKNTGHIFNFHVQSFDSGVFHNNPAYTYNEDGSIDESHRNTMNLGMAVSKDNGRTWENRVITDEVLRGAGHDMMSGFATSGAGIQIEHGPHAGRLVQQYAWRMKDESIRATSVYSDDGGETWNLGEYAPATSVDGEELRYDENTIAELSDGSLLMSSRSNNGKRIFATSTNGGQTWENAYYEPAFNAESNPGSGWNPGNNNAELIRAFPNAEPGSAESKVLLYSFTQGTDRTLGTIAASCDDGKTWPVKRIFETGPSGYTTMAVQEDGSIGLLYESTSFNEVSYRNFSLAWLDGKLCGLAENEQGGDDNGDDAQPISSGSSNSSSGGSIVAALTAALAGGIVGVIGTIMTFINNPRALMQFLR, from the coding sequence GTGAAAAGAACCAAAGCAGCCTTGGCTTTGCCCGTTGCTCTATCCATGTCCTTTGCCCTCAACCCAATCGTGGCGTCCGCGCAGACGCTGCCTGAAGAAACTTCCGCTCAACCCTCTGCCGAAGTTGAGGCAGAAACAACTGCAGAAGTAACTGAACCCGAAGAAACCGGGGAAGAATCCGCCGAGTCTGGCGACGTAGTTGACGCAGTTGATGCTGCGCAAGCCGTTGCCGCCGTTGACGGCTTGGAAGTGCGGTTGGAAGTAACCAACCCGCGCCAAGATGGCCAGGCGTGGAAGGTCGGAGATGAAATCCGCTACAGCCTGGTGGTGGACAATGACACCGGCGTTGGCCGTGCGTTTGAAACCACTGGATCCAACCTGGATAACTGGCAGCCGTGCCGCTGGACCAACATGGCCAATGGTGGTGGGGAACTAGAGTGCAACACCTTGTCCCACGTTGTCACCGAAGAAGACCTGGAGGCAGGGAGCTTCACCCCGACCTTGGATGCGAGGTTGTTTGAAACCCCGGGCCATACCGGTGAGAACCAGGACTTGGATCAGATTGTGGGCGAGGAAGCCATCATCGCCCAGGCTGCACTGGACGTAGACATGGATGCTGAGGAGTCTGAAGACAGCTACGGTGTCGGCGATACCGTAGAAGCAACCCTGACTATCCGCAACATCAGCGATAATGATGTGATCAGTGAAGTTGCTTCGGAACAGGATGCTGCTGATTGCCAGAACCTGACTATCGCTGTGGGCGAAGAAGCTAATTGTGTTATCACCCATGAGGTGACCCAGGATGATGTTGAGCTTGGCTATGTGGAACTTGCAGCGGAAGTGTCGGCGCTGGTTGACGGCGAAGTCGTAGACATCGTCAGTGCAGATGCCCGGGTTGGCCTAAACACCTCGTGGGATGAGGCAACGGCGTTTGAGCACCCTGATGCATCGATAAGCATGGATGCGAAGATGAGCGCTGGGCAATTGATCATGGGCTTTGATTCTGAAAACAACATCCGCATCCCGGCGTTGGCTGTTGCCAGCAACGGTGACCTGCTGGCCTCCTATGACCGCCGCCCACTGGCTGGAGGTTTCAACGGCGGTGACTCACCGAATGCAAACTCCATCGTGCAGCGTCGCTCCAGCGATAATGGCGTGACCTGGGGTCCAGAAACTGTCATTTCCCAAGGCAAAGCCGGCGACGACAAGATCGGCTTTTCGGACCCGTCCTACGTGACTGATAAGAACACCGGACACATCTTCAATTTCCACGTCCAAAGCTTTGACTCCGGCGTGTTCCACAACAATCCTGCCTACACCTACAACGAGGACGGCAGCATTGATGAAAGCCACCGCAACACCATGAACCTTGGTATGGCTGTGTCGAAGGACAATGGCCGTACCTGGGAGAATCGCGTGATCACGGATGAGGTTTTGCGCGGGGCCGGCCATGACATGATGTCTGGTTTTGCCACCTCCGGTGCCGGTATCCAGATTGAACACGGCCCGCACGCGGGACGCTTGGTGCAGCAGTACGCATGGCGAATGAAGGATGAGTCCATCAGGGCAACATCGGTGTACTCCGATGATGGCGGTGAGACCTGGAACCTTGGTGAGTACGCGCCAGCGACTTCCGTTGATGGGGAAGAGCTTCGCTACGACGAGAACACCATCGCAGAGCTTTCCGATGGCTCCCTGCTCATGAGCTCACGCTCGAACAACGGCAAGCGCATCTTTGCTACCTCAACCAACGGTGGTCAGACCTGGGAGAACGCCTACTATGAGCCAGCATTCAATGCAGAGAGCAATCCTGGCTCTGGCTGGAATCCAGGCAACAACAATGCGGAGCTGATTCGCGCATTCCCGAACGCTGAGCCGGGCAGTGCTGAGTCGAAGGTTCTGCTGTACTCGTTCACTCAGGGCACAGACCGCACCTTGGGAACCATCGCCGCGTCCTGTGATGACGGCAAGACCTGGCCTGTTAAGCGCATTTTTGAAACCGGCCCATCGGGATACACCACCATGGCGGTTCAGGAAGACGGCTCCATTGGCCTGCTCTATGAGTCTACTTCTTTCAACGAAGTCTCATACCGAAACTTCAGCCTGGCGTGGCTGGATGGCAAACTCTGTGGCCTGGCAGAAAACGAGCAGGGCGGCGATGATAACGGCGACGACGCGCAGCCGATCAGCTCAGGCAGCTCCAATTCCTCTTCAGGTGGTTCCATTGTTGCAGCACTGACCGCTGCTTTAGCGGGTGGCATTGTTGGTGTCATTGGCACCATCATGACGTTTATCAATAACCCACGGGCTTTGATGCAGTTCCTGCGTTAA